AATCATAGCCTGTGGGTTTTCGCTCAATAAGTTTAAAGTAGATAAAACCAAAGTCCCAAAAGAAATTGAAGTTGTAGAGAACGGAATTCTGTACAACTTTCAACTTCAGAAAAAAGGGTATAAAAGTATAAGCTTATAATTATGACCTCATATAAGAAATATCTCATAACAACTTTTGCCATAATAGGAATACTATTGGTGTTGGTTTCTTGTAAAACAGAAAAATCGAACACAATGGAAAATAATGATTCAGTTAAAGACACATTGAGTATAACGATATTACAAACAGCCGATATACACGGTCAACTGGACACCCACCCCGAACTGTTCTGGGAAAAAGAAAAGATAGTATTTAAAAACCGTGGCGGTCTCGCTAATATAAAAACCCTTTTTGACCAGGAACGACAGAAAAACCCAAATAGAACTATTATTGTGGATGGTGGCGACCTTATACAAGGTAGCGGTTACACTGCTTTATCTGAAGGAAAAGTGATGCCTGATATTATAAAAAATATGGGCTATGATGTCATCATTCCCGGAAACTGGGAAGTGGTTTACGGCAAGGAAGTTATGATGAATGTAATGAAAGGGTATGACACACAGGTAATTGCCCAGAATATGTTTCACGATGATAATGAAGAACCTTTATTTCCAGCCTCTTGGGTAAAGGAAATTGAAGGAATTCGCATAGGATTTATAGGTATCAACGACCCAGATGTGCCCGTTAGACAAAACCCCATTTTCAGCAAAGGAATTGGTTTTAGTGGACTAGACGATAATCTAAAGAAAATAGTAGATGATTTTAAGGTCAATGAAAAGATAGATGTTTTGTTTTTAATAACGCATCTTGGAATATTCAAACAAGTAGAGCTTGCCAATAATTCTATAGCAGAGCACGCAGATTATATATTGGGTAACGACACCCACGAACGTGTACGCGAACCCATACAAGGCAAATATGCAAAAGTAACTGAACCCGGGGCGTTCGGTTCTTTTGTAGGTAAGTTGACGCTGCATTTTGTGAATGGCGTGTTAGTGGATGACGATTATGAACTAATTGATGTTGACCCGGAAGTCTTTTCAGCCGATGAAGAAATACAGGCACTTGTGGATAAGGCAAAAGCACCTTACAAAGCACATTTAGAAACTATAGTCGGTTATACAAACACACCGATATATAGATATTTAACGGTTGAAAACCCAATGGATAATATGATAACCGATGCCGCTCGCTGGAAAACAGGTGCAGATATTTCAATTTCCAATGGTTTTCG
This genomic window from Flavobacterium sp. CS20 contains:
- a CDS encoding bifunctional UDP-sugar hydrolase/5'-nucleotidase; translated protein: MTSYKKYLITTFAIIGILLVLVSCKTEKSNTMENNDSVKDTLSITILQTADIHGQLDTHPELFWEKEKIVFKNRGGLANIKTLFDQERQKNPNRTIIVDGGDLIQGSGYTALSEGKVMPDIIKNMGYDVIIPGNWEVVYGKEVMMNVMKGYDTQVIAQNMFHDDNEEPLFPASWVKEIEGIRIGFIGINDPDVPVRQNPIFSKGIGFSGLDDNLKKIVDDFKVNEKIDVLFLITHLGIFKQVELANNSIAEHADYILGNDTHERVREPIQGKYAKVTEPGAFGSFVGKLTLHFVNGVLVDDDYELIDVDPEVFSADEEIQALVDKAKAPYKAHLETIVGYTNTPIYRYLTVENPMDNMITDAARWKTGADISISNGFRFGNPIVPQDGKPAPITRANLWNLLPVNEKVKTGKATGKQIKDWLEKEMHNAFSQNPTERFGGWLVRFSGMKVNFNSQNEKGQRINSITVNGESMKDDEYYTISVPVRPGDPIDNLCRMPNVKDIEVKDYTIHELVEEYLQKNSPVAPTLEGRAYCEYLGKYSFSTVPKTDYKFQ